A stretch of Fusarium poae strain DAOMC 252244 chromosome 2, whole genome shotgun sequence DNA encodes these proteins:
- a CDS encoding hypothetical protein (BUSCO:11622at5125), whose protein sequence is MGGSFSSPKTHDDGVPPPQKRPRLETTAKPLNKPSPSESENRSQLRVEIHKIFHKDSKKVRPLQETPPTDDIIKTKGKCQITVSDVSGGFTNILYRISQSCDILSYENPAGPHRIIFIKPPKPFLVPEETILVNRQDEASHDYSVSYKLDVELSSLNDGNWPPLNTQELGLSATQLSPLMDVGMQTWVLHSEFNQVFARQKNPVKLTTGFHPQRPECPTDYVMDVDLRWATGSRSIDKTAKNCITAVDPDAEETDTNGHLEPIPDAQLNGTSPVEAEDVAKVTNDTRQVNGTNGINGIKDAGNAHDHDMNGVDGVNGIKHVIPEPQGLNGTHDTNGVNGHEQVNEEDMSHDLSHDLDEDLEGDQTPNRHLRKRANNKQYNLKVLTDQAHGKESKPRAKSGHLAQIEGRVTYLPPVNTAVHLDSWRCLNCACSNESLDMLRAHLKDYHPNYDYALENTSEGPLFRVTRISGPADSPSNTLQLGRPTKSFNLDDYNRGDESWITSRFGPDHSAPDVLSPSKPPAAKQAPGKTAVKPLQPFPTVRQAAPRPKKKIVVPGSSQPLFDPISKARLKPGEELPKPVIDSSWLIQKHREDIGEFSDVSAEEKEYICRWDAFILEQNVTSGAYFRRAWLQFIKENAVWLASTEHRMREFGKHMCVLMARDVLEDENIDNAEKLIEEARAQLKSGGGGDEQTSDTKTADSPSRQSPRALQITKGANGCTICKLPVLGPSLLVCSNKKCLNRLYHASCIEKSATTPVTRPKWLCNECSKPEGSS, encoded by the exons ATGGGTGGGAGCTTCTCTTCCCCCAAGActcatgatgatggtgttcCTCCTCCACAGAAGCGTCCGCGCTTGGAAACTACTGCCAAACCGCTTAACAAACCTTCACCCTCAGAGTCAGAAAATCGCTCGCAACTTCGGGTTGAGATTCACAAGATTTTCCACAAAGACTCGAAGAAAGTTCGACCTCTCCAAGAAACTCCTCCAACTGACGACATCATCAAGACCAAGGGCAAATGTCAGATCACGGTTTCTGATGTGAGCGGTGGCTTTACCAATATTCTCTATCGCATCAGCCAGAGTTGTGACATACTCTCCTACGAAAACCCCGCCGGCCCTCATCGGATTATTTTCATTAAGCCGCCAAAGCCATTTCTTGTTCCCGAAGAGACCATTCTAGTAAATAGGCAAGATGAGGCATCTCACGACTACTCAGTCTCTTACAAACTCGATGTTGAACTGAGTTCACTCAATGATGGCAATTGGCCACCGCTCAACACCCAGGAACTTGGACTTTCTGCAACTCAACTCTCGCCACTGATGGATGTTGGAATGCAGACTTGGGTTCTGCACAGCGAGTTTAACCAGGTTTTTGCAAGACAAAAGAATCCCGTTAAGCTCACGACTGGGTTTCACCCGCAGCGACCGGAGTGCCCTACGGATTATGTCATGGATGTAGACCTGCGCTGGGCCACTGGTTCCCGCTCCATCGACAAAACTGCCAAAAATTGCATCACTGCTGTGGACCCAGACGCAGAGGAAACTGACACTAATGGACATCTCGAGCCCATTCCTGATGCCCAACTAAATGGCACCAGCCCTGTCGAAGCCGAGGACGTCGCTAAAGTCACTAATGACACGAGGCAAGTAAACGGAACTAACGGCATTAACGGAATCAAAGATGCGGGCAACGCTCATGATCATGATATGAACGGTGTAGATGGCGTGAACGGCATAAAACATGTTATACCAGAGCCTCAGGGCCTCAATGGTACTCATGACACAAATGGCGTGAACGGGCATGAGCAGGTTAATGAGGAAGACATGTCGCATGATCTGTCACATGATTTGGACGAGGACTTGGAAGGTGATCAGACGCCGAACCGCCACCTAAGGAAAAGGGCCAACAATAAGCAGTACAATCTCAAGGTGTTGACTGACCAGGCACATGGCAAAGAATCCAAGCCCCGGGCGAAATCTGGACATCTTGCGCAAATTGAGGGACGCGTTACGTATTTGCCACCAGTCAACACAGCAGTACATCTGGACTCTTGGCGATGTCTAAACTGTGCTTGTTCGAACGAGTCTTTGGATATGTTGCGCGCTCACTTGAAGGATTACCACCCCAACTACGACTATGCGCTAGAAAATACGAGTGAAGGGCCACTGTTCCGCGTTACTCGCATTTCAGGTCCTGCTGATTCACCCTCGAATACGTTGCAGCTTGGTAGGCCGACAAAGTCATTCAATTTGGACGACTACAATCGAGGTGACGAATCGTGGATAACTTCTCGTTTTGGTCCAGATCACAGCGCGCCAGATGTGTTATCACCATCAAAACCGCCGGCTGCAAAACAAGCGCCTGGCAAGACTGCTGTAAAACCTTTACAGCCTTTTCCAACGGTACGACAAGCGGCTCCGCGgccaaagaagaaaattGTCGTCCCAGGCTCATCTCAACCTTTGTTCGACCCTATCAGCAAAGCCCGCCTCAAACCTGGGGAAGAGCTGCCGAAACCTGTTATAGATAGTTCCTGGTTAATTCAGAAGCACCGTGAAGATATAGGAGAATTCTCCGACGTCTCGGCAGAGGAGAAGGAATATATCTGCAGATGGGATGCTTTTATCCTGGAGCAAAACGTCACTTCTGGAGCATACTTTAGACGAGCTTGGCTACAGTTCATCAAAGAGAATGCAGTGTGGCTGGCTAGTACGGAACATCGAATGAGGGAGTTTGGCAAGCACATGTGTGTTTTGATGGCTCGTGATGTCCTGGAAGATGAGAACATTGACAATGCTGAAAAACTGATCGAGGAGGCGAGAGCTCAGTTGAAgtctggtggtggtggcgaTGAGCAGACGAGCGATACTAAGACGGCTGACAGCCCATCGAGGCAGTCACCTCGAGCTTTGCAGATCACGAAGGGTGCGAATGGGTGTACGATATGTAAACTCCCCGTTCTTGGCCCCTCTCTCCTGGTCTGCTCAAACAAG AAATGCCTAAATCGACTTTATCATGCTAGTTGCATTGAAAAGTCAGCTACTACTCCAGTGACTCGTCCCAAGTGGCTTTGCAATGAATGTAGCAAGCCTGAAGGATCCTCTTAG
- a CDS encoding hypothetical protein (TransMembrane:10 (i93-118o124-146i167-184o196-216i223-243o249-268i296-315o348-366i373-393o399-415i)~BUSCO:26866at5125), producing MEKFPDFVDTPLGESPSDSPSNTPSWANGGPPRPSDRWLPVSKQDNWSAASRGHNRQKSLTDAIRTIRGRNGSVSQNAQEIADALRAPVSPKLVILCLMWYASSALTNTSSKSILIAFDKPATLTLVQFAFVSSLCMFMAWLATIFPVLRTKVTALKYPIRKPTRDVIRTTLPLAAFQIGGHLLSSTATSKIPVSLVHTIKGLSPLFTVLAYRFVYDIRYPKTTYLSLIPLTFGVMLACSGKTTYGGELIGVIQALLATVIFVTQNIFSKKLFNEAAKAEAESPYSVSKKLDKLNLLCYSSGMAFLLTLPIWLWSEGFALLLNVYHEGSIDLNEQPNSMDHGRLTLEFIFNGVFHFGQNILAFILLSMVSPVTYSVASLIKRVFVIVLALVWFRSPTTPLQGVGIALTFLGLYLYDRTKSSNKADQKAQSMQVKRSSLLPTTNGGLRPTPITESPQSTELNPYPYREGYFGRPTAAEDSKKSDDGGARSRTPGTGNGWLPPGTKQEDTWQPGDRVAGVAR from the exons ATGGAAAAGTTCCCCGACTTCGTCGACACGCCCTTGGGCGAGTCGCCCTCAGACAGCCCTTCAAACACTCCTAGCTGGGCAAACGGCGGCCCCCCTCGTCCTTCCGATCGATGGCTACCAGTCTCGAAGCAAGATAACTGGTCAGCTGCATCCCGAGGGCACAATCGGCAAAAGAGTCTCACTGATGCCATTCGCACAATAAGAGGTCGCAATGGCAGTGTCAGCCAGAATGCCCAAGAGATCGCGGATGCTCTGCGTGCTCCCGTCTCCCCAAAGCTCGTT ATTCTGTGCCTTATGTGGTACGCCTCGTCTGCGCTCACAAACACCTCGTCCAAGTCcattttaatagcttttgaCAAACCTGCCACCTTGACGTTGGTTCAATTCGCCTTTGTCTCCTCGTTGTGTATGTTCATGGCATGGCTGGCGACCATTTTCCCCGTCTTGCGCACAAAGGTTACAGCTCTTAAATACCCAATTCGAAAGCCGACCCGCGATGTTATCAGAACCACTCTTCCCCTCGCTGCGTTTCAGATTGGAGGTCACCTCCTCAGTTCAACAGCCACCTCCAAGATTCCCGTATCACTTGTCCACACCATCAAGGGTCTCTCACCCCTCTTTACCGTCCTCGCTTACAGATTCGTGTACGACATCCGATACCCGAAGACCACTTACCTGTCTCTGATTCCTCTGACATTTGGTGTCATGTTGGCTTGTTCTGGTAAGACGACATACGGTGGAGAGCTTATTGGGGTTATCCAGGCTCTCCTAGCAACTGTCATTTTTGTTACCCAAAACATCTTCTCCAAAAAGCTCTTCAACGAGGCTGCCAAAGCCGAAGCTGAGTCACCTTACTCAGTATCCAAAAAGCTAGACAAACTCAACCTGCTCTGTTACTCTTCCGGCATGGCCTTTCTTCTCACTTTACCTATTTGGCTATGGTCTGAGGGGTTCGCTCTCCTCCTGAACGTCTATCATGAGGGCTCAATCGATCTGAATGAGCAACCGAATTCAATGGATCATGGACGACTCACACTCGAGTTCATTTTCAACGGTGTCTTTCATTTCGGCCAGAACATCCTCGCCTTTATCCTCCTCTCTATGGTTTCGCCTGTTACGTACTCGGttgccagtctcatcaagcGCGTGTTCGTCATTGTCCTAGCTCTGGTGTGGTTCAGAAGTCCTACAACACCACTTCAGGGAGTAGGCATAGCCCTCACCTTCTTGGGTCTCTATTTGTACGATCGAACCAAATCGAGCAACAAGGCCGATCAAAAAGCCCAATCAATGCAGGTCAAGAGATCTTCATTACTCCCTACCACCAACGGCGGATTGCGACCTACACCCATCACGGAGTCTCCTCAAAGCACCGAACTCAACCCTTACCCTTACCGTGAGGGTTACTTTGGTCGCCCAACAGCAGCTGAGGATTCCAAAAAGAGTGACGATGGTGGTGCCCGAAGCCGGACTCCAGGCACTGGCAACGGCTGGCTTCCTCCTGGTACCAAGCAGGAAGATACTTGGCAACCTGGTGATCGAGTCGCTGGTGTCGCAAGATGA
- a CDS encoding hypothetical protein (BUSCO:30390at5125) yields MAAPKMTKNQMRRAKKKEQKKTQAETSTVKAEEPTIKSEENDAAPESTTTDLEVKKESNAEDAAPAVPALDEDVLEEDPAYAMYKDIFNKFGASMEEDEIAKEANAGNTGTVFYADDDDIPDEDEDSQPKLSKKKKKQLTKLSIAELKAVVKIPEVVEWQDVSSSDPRLLVQIKAQRNVVPVPTHWSLKREYLSSKRGIEKPPFRLPQFIAETGITEMRDAVLDKQAEQSLKQKQRERVAPKMGKLDIDYQKLYDAFFRFQTKPELTRFGEVYYEGKESEVDYQHFRPGDLTEATKEALGMPPGAPPPWLINQQRFGPPPSYPTLKIPGLNAPPPAGGSWGFHPGGWGKPPVDEFNRPLFGGDVFGLSASGASGQGVAQILTGAGEPVEKNLWGELQPREEESEEEEEEESDDEEEEEEEDVPGETETPSGLETPGGYASTVQADYGQGVESSIAGEMDLRKERRGYETEESSAPRSAYTILPERQVRAEGFFGSDRVYDLKQAQAAQQAGVPVLGAEDDTRKRKKPGDIDVALDLDSLQSNDGISKDDLRRKFDEGRKEEGVGAKWAYDDDLSEMIAQESRKRQKTEAELNAKKREGKSRF; encoded by the exons ATGGCGGCCCCAAAGATGACCAAGAACCAGATGCGAAGGGCtaagaagaaggagcaaAAGAAGACCCAAGCAGAG ACTTCCACAGTCAAGGCCGAGGAACCTACTATCAAATCCGAAGAAAACGATGCCGCGCCCGAATCTACGACGACAGACCTCGAAGTGAAGAAGGAGTCCAACGCCGAAGATGCCGCTCCTGCGGTCCCCGCGCTCGATGAAGATGTTTTGGAAGAGGATCCTGCATATGCCATGTACAAGGATATCTTCAACAAATTCGGCGCGTCGATGGAAGAGGACGAGATTGCCAAGGAGGCCAACGCTGGAAATACAGGAACAGTATTTTACGccgacgatgacgatatccctgacgaggacgaagacAGCCAACCCAAGCTAtcgaaaaagaagaagaagcagctcACCAAGCTTTCCATCGCAGAGCTCAAGGCTGTCGTCAAGATTCCTGAAGTGGTGGAATGGCAAGACGTATCATCGTCAGATCCTCGATTGCTTGTGCAGATCAAGGCTCAGCGCAACGTTGTGCCAGTTCCGACACATTGGTCTctgaagcgagagtacctaTCTTCGAAGAGAGGTATCGAGAAGCCGCCATTCCGTCTCCCACAGTTTATCGCGGAAACCGGTATCACGGAGATGCGCGATGCGGTCCTCGACAAGCAAGCAGAACAGTCAttgaagcagaagcagcgcGAGCGTGTTGCCCCCAAAATGGGCAAGTTAGATATCGACTACCAAAAACTTTACGATGCTTTCTTCCGTTTCCAAACTAAGCCCGAGCTTACCCGGTTTGGTGAAGTTTACTACGAAGGAAAGGAGTCTGAGGTTGACTATCAACATTTCCGACCAGGCGATCTCACCGAGGCCACTAAGGAAGCCCTCGGAATGCCCCCTGGTGCACCGCCACCATGGCTCATCAACCAACAACGATTCGGACCTCCCCCATCTTACCCTACTCTCAAGATTCCCGGTCTAAATGCGCCACCACCCGCTGGAGGCTCATGGGGTTTCCACCCCGGTGGTTGGGGTAAGCCTCCTGTTGACGAGTTCAACAGACCTTTGTTTGGTGGTGATGTCTTTGGTCTCTCAGCGTCAGGTGCGTCAGGTCAAGGGGTAGCGCAAATCTTGACAGGAGCTGGTGAACCCGTCGAGAAGAACTTGTGGGGTGAGTTGCAGCCTCGTGAAGAGGAgtcagaagaagaggaggaggaagagtcagacgacgaggaagaagaggaagaggaagacgtcCCCGGTGAAACGGAAACGCCTAGCGGCCTTGAAACCCCTGGTGGTTACGCCAGTACTGTGCAGGCCGACTATGGACAAGGCGTCGAGTCATCTATCGCTGGTGAGATGGATCTACGAAAGGAGCGTCGTGGCTACGAGACGGAAGAGTCAAGCGCGCCTCGATCCGCTTACACCATCTTGCCAGAGCGTCAAGTGCGTGCCGAAGGTTTCTTTGGCAGTGACAGGGTATATGATCTTAAGCAGGCTCAAGCAGCTCAACAAGCTGGTGTGCCAGTGCTTGGTGCTGAGGACGATACGCGCAAGCGCAAGAAGCCCGGTGACATTGACGTCGCCCTCGATCTTGACTCCTTACAGAGCAACGACGGCATCAGCAAGGATGACTTGCGGCGCAAATTTGACGAGGGCAGAAAGGAAGAGGGCGTCGGTGCCAAGTGGGCATATGATGATGACTTGAGCGAAATGATTGCCCAGGAGAGCCgaaagagacaaaagacaGAGGCGGAACTTAATGCGAAGAAAAGGGAAGGCAAGAGCAGATTTTAA
- a CDS encoding hypothetical protein (TransMembrane:1 (o6-27i)) translates to MLIDSFFFFLTHFAFELIFIQVFPGYLTHFVQPHTSALIFSFYRTHSCAVRQSRHKEEEEAKEEEEAKEEEEAKEEEEAKEEEEAKEEEEAKEEYLCLGRGFACA, encoded by the exons ATGTTA ATTgactcttttttcttttttttaactcACTTTGCTTTCGAACTCATTTTTATTCAG GTTTTCCCAGGTTACTTGACGCACTTTGTTCAACCTCATACATCAGCTCTCATTTTTTCCTTCTATCGAACTCATTCTTGTGCAG TTAGGCAAAGCCGGCAC aaggaagaagaggaggcaaaggaagaagaggaggcaaaggaagaagaggaggcaaaggaagaagaggaggcaaaggaagaagaggaggcaaaggaagaagaggaggcaaAGGAAGAGTACCTATGCCTAGGCCGAGGCTTTGCTTGCGCCTAG
- a CDS encoding hypothetical protein (BUSCO:21193at5125): protein MARVKLTSSPDASARRNRPLPSRSCHQPTTARPRRSQNSVPRYNESSEQEDSEPSLISLYSSDEVEVEDEIEEQAGGTQSNSRSRRSQNTGSAEGASRRTSVRRSTRNTAPSQVSPNNPVLGTLLASRSDEPSPKKQQTRKRSQPSKNKRRSLKKRRVSSEVEPIPQGVIPPWTNAQMPYSAWTDIFYYAAIAGHDSLDANWLITTATVCKAFSEPALTAIYRSSALTTTRKAKRFAALLERPPSETLFNYRTKVETIYVDVHVVPQILLPRILCVLPRLKEVILFTPSDQPPYRQLDRTVRWQYTEEIFDALKPTSEQPNPISTEDKQFYTTLKSWEWSGSLLGGPVATMNDVVRIHQDPSFAHLTKLSFTNLQVPSLYKLGVKGVTEERELELYAEDEAVIKTIAEAISQLKSLQHLVFESSTIMNDRLLPLLPKGLTHLSLINCWEIKSDEFTPFLHSHGRHLRSLNLLHNQSLDLVFLTTLADACPNLEELYMNLSYFHHHDSVSSTNNDADPLYDQVLLPHQKPEWPSSLRIIDFEHIRHWTVETAEMFLDSILDSAGSLPNLRHLAVKTMINIPWKARANMRHEWIRKLDRVFLRPFEPPQRNYSLRPSPEEELPQVSENKKRPKRLSDGPSRRSSRLAAHVSDSDSRHSTNSRGLRSSHGRPTYAEPETDDNEFDTELEEGSVGSPTSSGPGEEAEGSGSELRAKKPVVQGRCTTVFVVFDNQKPTELQYGMEDFMDDDRAVSDEEWDGDHEEDDDAVFVWR, encoded by the coding sequence ATGGCCCGTGTCAAGCTCACCAGCAGCCCCGATGCCTCCGCTCGTCGCAACCGTCCTCTGCCCTCCCGGTCTTGTCATCAGCCAACCACAGCGCGTCCAAGGCGGTCGCAAAACTCGGTACCTCGCTACAATGAATCCTCTGAACAAGAGGATTCCGAACCTTCCTTGATCAGCTTATACTCGTCCGACGAGGTAGAGGTCGAGGATGAGATTGAAGAACAAGCCGGAGGGACACAGTCCAATTCACGATCACGACGAAGTCAGAATACGGGGTCAGCGGAAGGCGCATCGCGCCGCACTAGTGTTCGCCGTAGCACACGGAACACTGCTCCCTCCCAGGTGTCCCCGAATAATCCTGTCCTTGGTACTTTGCTTGCTTCAAGAAGTGACGAGCCGAGTCCGAAAAAACAACAAACGAGGAAACGATCACAGCCAtcaaaaaacaaaagaagGTCCCTCAAAAAGCGCAGGGTTTCTTCTGAAGTCGAACCAATACCACAGGGCGTCATTCCACCCTGGACTAACGCTCAAATGCCTTATAGTGCCTGGACCGACATCTTCTATTACGCAGCCATCGCTGGTCACGACAGTCTTGACGCCAACTGGCTGATAACTACCGCTACAGTTTGCAAGGCTTTCTCAGAACCTGCTTTGACAGCTATATATCGTTCGTCAGCTCTaacgacgacgaggaaggCCAAACGATTTGCAGCCCTGCTAGAAAGACCACCTTCTGAAACCCTGTTCAACTATCGCACCAAAGTTGAGACTATTTATGTAGATGTTCACGTTGTGCCCCAAATTCTGTTACCCAGGATACTGTGTGTGCTTCCGCGTTTAAAGGAAGTCATCCTCTTCACGCCATCTGACCAACCACCGTACAGGCAATTGGATCGCACAGTGAGATGGCAATACACAGAAGAAATATTTGATGCCTTAAAACCAACCTCCGAACAGCCCAATCCCATCAGTACTGAAGACAAGCAGTTCTATACCACCCTGAAAAGTTGGGAGTGGAGTGGAAGCCTGCTGGGAGGACCAGTGGCGACTATGAATGATGTTGTCCGCATACATCAGGACCCTTCATTCGCTCATCTCACCAAACTCAGCTTCACGAACCTTCAGGTCCCGTCCCTCTATAAGTTAGGGGTGAAGGGTGTCACCGAGGAGCGAGAATTAGAACTTTACGCTGAAGATGAAGCTGTCATCAAGACCATCGCTGAAGCGATTTCCCAGTTGAAATCACTTCAGCACCTAGTGTTTGAGTCGTCGACTATCATGAATGACCGGCTGCTTCCCCTCTTGCCGAAAGGCCTTACACATCTGTCTTTGATTAACTGTTGGGAGATCAAGTCTGATGAGTTTACGCCGTTTTTACACAGCCATGGTAGACATCTACGCAGCCTGAATCTGCTACACAATCAGTCATTAGACTTGGTCTTCTTGACCACTTTGGCTGATGCCTGCCCTAATCTAGAAGAGTTGTACATGAACCTCTCTTATTTCCACCATCATGACTCCGTTTCTTCGACTAATAATGATGCCGACCCTTTATACGACCAAGTTTTACTACCACATCAGAAACCAGAGTGGCCGTCAAGTCTCCGGATTATCGATTTTGAGCACATTCGACATTGGACCGTCGAAACAGCAGAAATGTTCCTTGATTCTATTCTAGACAGCGCCGGCTCTCTGCCTAATTTGCGCCATCTTGCGGTAAAAACGATGATCAACATACCCTGGAAGGCCCGTGCTAATATGCGCCACGAATGGATACGGAAACTGGACAGAGTCTTCCTTCGCCCTTTTGAACCACCACAAAGGAATTACTCTCTACGTCCATCGCCAGAAGAGGAGCTGCCCCAAGTATCAGAAAACAAGAAAAGGCCCAAACGTCTATCAGATGGTCCATCTCGACGAAGCAGTCGTCTTGCGGCACATGTTTCTGATTCCGATTCGAGGCACAGCACAAATTCGAGGGGACTTCGCAGCTCTCATGGCCGCCCGACATATGCAGAGCCAGAAACCGACGACAATGAGTTTGATACCGAGCTGGAGGAAGGCAGTGTGGGCAGTCCTACGTCAAGCGGGCCTGGAGAAGAGGCTgaaggctcaggctcagagTTACGGGCCAAGAAACCGGTAGTTCAAGGACGCTGCACTACTGTGTTCGTCGTCTTTGATAACCAAAAGCCTACTGAGCTACAATACGGTATGGAAGACTTTATGGACGATGACCGTGCTGTATCAGATGAAGAATGGGACGGCGAtcatgaagaggatgatgatgcagTCTTTGTATGGCGTTAG